TTTATCGCTATTTTGCGCAATAAAGCTGTTGGTTTCCAACTGGCCGATGAAGCAAAAGACAGCATGCATTTAATCGATGAAGCTGCGCTATCCACATCATCAGAACAACAACAAAATGATAAGGACGCGAAATAATGACTATAGCAACACTATTTATTGCTTTGTTTATTTGCATGATGATTGGTATGCCTATTGCTATCGCTTTAGGCTTTTCAAGCATGCTGACTATTTTGTTATTTTCAAATGATTCGCTCGCTTCGATTGTTTTAAAACTGTATGAGTCGACTTCAGAACACTACACTTTATTGGCAATCCCATTCTTTATTCTATCATCGGCATTTTTGTCTACTGGTGGCGTAGCAAGACGTATTATTGACTTTGCGATGGACAGCGTAGGTCATATCCGCGGTGGTCTTGCCATGGCATCAGTGATGGCTTGTATGCTATTTGCAGCGGTATCGGGTTCATCACCAGCTACTGTAGCGGCTATTGGCTCTATTGTGATTGTTGGTATGGTGCGTGCGGGTTATCCAGAAAAATTTGCAGCAGGCGTTATCACTACGTCGGGTACATTAGGCATTTTAATTCCACCATCGATTGTAATGCTGGTTTATGCAGCCGCGACAGAAGTGTCTGCAGCTAGAATGTTTATGGCCGGTTTAATACCAGGCTTAATGATGGGTTGTATTTTAATGCTGGCCATCTATATCGTTGCTCGGATTAAAAAGCTGCCTTCACGTCCTTTTCCTGGCGTTAAAGCATTAGCGATATCAAGTGCTAAAGCGATGGGTGGTTTAGCACTCATTCTGATTGTGCTAGGTTCTATTTACGGTGGTGTAGCAAGCCCAACTGAAGCTGCGGCAGTAGCTTGTGTATATGCTTACTTTATTGCTGTATTTGGTTATCGTGATATTGGCCCTCTTAAAAATGTCGCTTGGCGAAATAAACAAGAGTCTTTAGTGGGAGCCTCATTACGTAACATAGGGCACATGTTACTTGCCGTTATTAAAACACCTACCGACAAAGAAATCCGTCATGTAGTACGTGATGGCGCTAAAGTCAGTATTATGCTGCTGTTCATTATTGCTAATGCCATGCTGTTTGCCCATGTATTAACCACCGAACGTATTCCGCACATTATCGCCGAAACGATTGTCGGATTTGGATTACCCGCATGGGGCTTTTTGATTATCGTCAACTTACTGTTATTAGCTGCGGGTAACTTTATGGAGCCTTCAGCTATTCTGTTGATTATGGCGCCAATCTTATTCCCTATCGCAACCCAGTTAGGTATCGATCCAATTCACTTAGGCATCATTATGGTGGTCAATATGGAGATAGGCATGCTCACACCGCCTGTAGGGCTCAATCTGTTTGTCACCGCAGGGATAACAGGAAAAAGTATGGGGTGGGTAATTCAATCGTGCCTTCCTTGGTTAGTGTTGTTACTCGGTTTCTTGATGTTGATTACCTATATTCCACAAATTTCTCTATTTTTACCCGAATACATAGACAAATTAAACGGCTATTAACTTGATAATTCGCGTATTATAGACGAGCCTTAATTTATTAAGGCTCGTTTTTTTACTTATGCTCAATAATCATCATAATCATTATCGATTGGGAATATGCATGCTTTCATTCTCGACTACCAAAAAACGAAATGTTGTAATGAGCATGATGCTCATTATCGGGTTATTACTGACCCTTAGAGTTACATATTGGTATTTACTTGAACAAGGCACAACGTCCATTGCTGAGCAATCTGAAAAGCAAATTAATGAACTGGTAATTTTTATTGATAACG
The nucleotide sequence above comes from Shewanella sp. Arc9-LZ. Encoded proteins:
- a CDS encoding TRAP transporter large permease, yielding MTIATLFIALFICMMIGMPIAIALGFSSMLTILLFSNDSLASIVLKLYESTSEHYTLLAIPFFILSSAFLSTGGVARRIIDFAMDSVGHIRGGLAMASVMACMLFAAVSGSSPATVAAIGSIVIVGMVRAGYPEKFAAGVITTSGTLGILIPPSIVMLVYAAATEVSAARMFMAGLIPGLMMGCILMLAIYIVARIKKLPSRPFPGVKALAISSAKAMGGLALILIVLGSIYGGVASPTEAAAVACVYAYFIAVFGYRDIGPLKNVAWRNKQESLVGASLRNIGHMLLAVIKTPTDKEIRHVVRDGAKVSIMLLFIIANAMLFAHVLTTERIPHIIAETIVGFGLPAWGFLIIVNLLLLAAGNFMEPSAILLIMAPILFPIATQLGIDPIHLGIIMVVNMEIGMLTPPVGLNLFVTAGITGKSMGWVIQSCLPWLVLLLGFLMLITYIPQISLFLPEYIDKLNGY